From the Saccharomycodes ludwigii strain NBRC 1722 chromosome I, whole genome shotgun sequence genome, one window contains:
- the MRM2 gene encoding 21S rRNA (uridine2791-2'-O) methyltransferase (similar to Saccharomyces cerevisiae YGL136C | MRM2 | Mitochondrial rRNA Methyl transferase) — protein sequence MNRTPSIDVVSFLQVNVLLYRTKVSYAKTKNILLNIKRYNSSSSNRWLNRQQNDVYSNQAKVENLRSRAAYKLIELDDKFKFFDKSKQQNILDLGFAPGAWSQVARVKTNRFSKIFGVDILPCQPPTGVSSIQGNILSRRTHDLIRLFFSREIKLNKIDKIHEDYGYFEDLTEKENNLYHNNPQLEGETETLCNENLPEIMKQPIDLVMSDMYVPWPQISGYWAQTTNTPYYRMANTTGVAIKDHYMSMDLCDAALVVACDLLKTNGNFICKLYTGKEDNLLEKRMKKIFNKVQRFKPKTCRDESKEIYLVGLKKKKNVDKMEVFL from the coding sequence atgaatcgTACACCATCAATAGATGTTGTTTCATTCCTACAGGTcaatgttttattatatcGCACTAAAGTTTCTTATGCAAAAacgaaaaatattttattaaacataAAAAGGTATAActcttcttcatcaaatAGATGGTTAAACAGGCAACAAAATGATGTATATTCTAATCAAGCAAAAGTGGAAAATTTAAGATCCAGAGCAGCTTATAAGCTAATAGAACTTgatgataaatttaaattttttgacaagtccaaacaacaaaatattttagacCTGGGTTTTGCTCCTGGCGCTTGGTCTCAGGTCGCAAGGGTCAAAACGAATAGATTCTCTAAGATTTTTGGTGTTGACATTTTGCCGTGTCAGCCCCCAACTGGTGTCAGTAGCATACAAGGGAACATCTTGTCTAGAAGAACACATGATTTGAtaagactttttttttccagaGAAATAAAGCTAAACAAAATTGACAAGATACATGAAGATTACGGGTATTTTGAGGATCttacagaaaaagaaaataatctttACCACAATAATCCACAACTGGAAGGAGAAACTGAAACTTTGTGCAATGAAAACTTACCTGAAATTATGAAACAACCTATTGATTTGGTTATGAGTGACATGTATGTACCTTGGCCACAAATTTCAGGATACTGGGCTCAGACTACTAATACTCCTTATTATAGGATGGCGAATACTACAGGTGTTGCTATTAAAGACCATTACATGAGTATGGATCTATGTGATGCTGCTTTGGTCGTTGCTtgtgatttattaaaaacaaatggaAATTTCATTTGTAAATTATATACAGGCAAGGAAGATAACTTACTGGAAAAACGaatgaagaaaattttcaataaagtCCAGCGTTTTAAACCAAAAACTTGTAGGGATGAATCAAAGGAAATATATCTTGTGggtttgaaaaagaaaaaaaacgttGATAAAATGgaagtttttttatag